Proteins co-encoded in one Bremerella sp. TYQ1 genomic window:
- the fadA gene encoding acetyl-CoA C-acyltransferase FadA: MNQAVIIDCVRTPIGRAHPERGYYRDVRSDDLAVHCVQALIERTGVDPNDIDDVLFGNTQQTLEQGLNVARIIALTAGLPVTAAGATINRLCGSSLQALNQAAHSIIAGAEDVQIVGGLEHMTHVPMDHAIDVNPKLFHHTSEAALHMGITAEFLAQTQGITRKDQDEFALASHQKAVAAFNQGKFTQEIIPTHGRDEDGQRHLLTRDQCVREDTSLEALSALRPVFMPDGGTVTAGNASPINDGACAMLMMSEETAKRLDLKPMARVVATAVAGVEPSVMGTGPIPATQKALKRAGMTLDQIDVIELNEAFAAQSLACIRGLELDVDKVNVHGGAIAIGHPLGCSGARISTTLLHAMKDRNARFGLATMCIGVGQGIATIFERID, encoded by the coding sequence ATGAATCAGGCGGTAATCATTGACTGTGTCCGAACGCCGATCGGTCGTGCCCATCCAGAACGTGGGTACTATCGCGATGTGCGGAGCGACGATTTGGCCGTGCATTGCGTGCAAGCTTTGATCGAGCGTACCGGAGTTGATCCGAACGACATCGATGACGTCTTGTTCGGCAATACCCAGCAAACGTTAGAGCAAGGGCTGAACGTCGCGCGAATCATTGCATTGACGGCTGGGCTTCCCGTCACTGCGGCAGGCGCAACGATCAACCGACTTTGCGGCAGTAGCTTACAGGCATTGAATCAGGCAGCTCACAGTATTATCGCCGGCGCGGAAGATGTGCAGATTGTCGGTGGTCTGGAACATATGACGCATGTCCCGATGGATCATGCGATCGACGTTAATCCAAAGCTGTTTCATCACACCTCGGAAGCCGCGCTCCACATGGGGATCACGGCCGAGTTTCTCGCGCAGACGCAAGGAATCACGCGAAAGGATCAAGACGAGTTCGCCTTGGCCAGTCATCAAAAAGCGGTCGCTGCATTCAATCAAGGGAAGTTCACGCAGGAAATCATTCCCACCCATGGACGCGACGAAGATGGCCAGCGGCATCTCCTGACGCGGGATCAATGTGTTCGCGAAGATACCAGCTTGGAAGCACTTTCCGCGTTGCGGCCCGTATTTATGCCAGATGGCGGAACGGTCACTGCCGGGAATGCATCGCCAATCAACGACGGTGCTTGTGCCATGTTGATGATGTCGGAAGAGACTGCAAAACGCCTGGATCTTAAGCCAATGGCACGAGTGGTCGCCACCGCCGTAGCAGGTGTCGAACCTTCGGTAATGGGAACCGGGCCCATTCCTGCGACGCAGAAAGCTCTTAAGCGAGCCGGTATGACGCTGGATCAGATCGATGTGATCGAACTGAACGAAGCGTTTGCTGCACAGTCGTTGGCTTGTATTCGAGGCTTGGAACTTGACGTCGACAAAGTGAACGTGCATGGGGGAGCAATCGCGATTGGGCACCCACTGGGCTGCTCAGGCGCCCGTATCAGCACGACGCTCTTGCATGCAATGAAAGATCGAAATGCTCGTTTTGGTCTCGCCACGATGTGCATCGGTGTAGGGCAGGGGATCGCAACGATCTTCGAGCGAATCGACTAG
- a CDS encoding acyl-CoA dehydrogenase family protein, which translates to MSSDTTNPSVPETKPDEQHETSFAETALKLGGKSEDEARRTGAIDSADDQVEKLFQPQYQTANSPAHRAVWDRGIPTELFESDSIETAPEIRKVMDDSLEVVRGFQKSKSITDEKGKIRDEVLQSLGEAGYWGLLVDKKYGGSGTPFRSFAPFLTEMAMVDPTLAGLASVHGCIGAVDPVSTFGNEEQKQRYLPKLASGERLSAFALTEPCAGSDLTALKTSAKLDGDSYILNGEKLFITNVVPGRTIGVVCLIDDVPAVLVVDLPPEENANFQLRKYGIWALKHTYNQGIIFKDFRVPKENLLLPGKGNGLTIAYHGLNLGRISLCANAAGTMRLMMASMIPWVHFRETYGEPIAKRELVQRRLGKLAGMIVASDALVAWCSTLIDSGYRGEMECIIAKIFGSESQKEAAIELFMKTHGGRSFLHGHMFGDNVHEYLAPCIYEGEGEMLGMAFFKSLVKKHGTQFFEPIGKALHAAGIKKPNPLNPAHAWALKGALAPYASWMMKEYMGGKPRPKLPSMPDDLKAHAQFAADRLQDMPLKISGTMRKHQLKLADRQCRMSYLSQNVQDLMTILCTALYAAKQDNETVRAAADIACRDLKRKILLTPPSDRYFRRVSEVGGMIAEGNFPGVSTPPDEIMMRYDK; encoded by the coding sequence ATGAGCAGCGATACCACTAATCCTTCGGTTCCAGAAACGAAGCCGGACGAACAACATGAGACATCGTTCGCCGAAACCGCGCTCAAACTCGGGGGCAAAAGCGAAGACGAAGCTCGTCGAACCGGGGCGATTGATTCTGCCGACGATCAAGTCGAAAAGCTATTTCAGCCGCAGTACCAAACGGCAAACAGCCCGGCGCACCGTGCGGTTTGGGATCGTGGCATTCCGACGGAGTTATTCGAGTCTGATTCTATTGAAACGGCTCCTGAAATCCGCAAAGTGATGGATGACAGCCTGGAGGTCGTTCGCGGCTTTCAGAAAAGTAAGTCGATCACCGACGAGAAGGGAAAGATCCGGGACGAAGTCTTGCAGTCGCTCGGCGAAGCTGGTTACTGGGGTTTGCTCGTTGATAAGAAGTACGGCGGCAGCGGAACGCCGTTTCGATCGTTTGCCCCTTTTCTTACTGAAATGGCGATGGTTGATCCAACACTCGCTGGACTTGCTTCGGTGCATGGCTGTATCGGGGCTGTCGATCCTGTCAGTACTTTTGGAAACGAGGAACAGAAGCAGCGCTATTTACCGAAGCTGGCCAGTGGCGAACGTCTTTCGGCATTCGCGTTAACCGAACCATGTGCTGGTTCGGACCTGACGGCGCTGAAGACATCGGCCAAGCTGGACGGCGACTCGTACATTCTCAATGGCGAGAAACTTTTCATCACGAATGTCGTTCCAGGGCGAACGATTGGTGTGGTCTGCCTGATCGACGACGTGCCGGCTGTGTTAGTGGTCGACCTCCCTCCGGAGGAAAACGCGAACTTCCAACTTCGGAAGTATGGAATTTGGGCACTGAAGCATACCTATAACCAAGGGATCATTTTCAAAGACTTCCGTGTCCCAAAGGAGAACCTGCTGCTGCCCGGTAAAGGAAACGGGCTCACGATTGCGTATCACGGATTAAACCTCGGCCGTATCAGTCTCTGTGCGAACGCCGCCGGCACGATGCGACTGATGATGGCAAGCATGATTCCGTGGGTTCACTTTCGAGAAACCTATGGCGAACCGATCGCCAAACGCGAACTCGTGCAGCGACGGCTCGGTAAACTGGCCGGAATGATTGTCGCTTCCGATGCGTTGGTCGCATGGTGTTCCACGTTAATCGACTCAGGCTACCGCGGCGAAATGGAATGTATTATTGCCAAGATCTTCGGTAGCGAATCGCAGAAGGAAGCGGCGATTGAACTATTTATGAAGACGCACGGTGGCCGTTCGTTCCTACATGGACATATGTTTGGTGACAACGTCCACGAGTATCTTGCCCCTTGTATCTACGAAGGGGAAGGGGAAATGCTTGGGATGGCTTTCTTTAAGTCGCTTGTCAAAAAGCATGGTACGCAGTTCTTCGAACCGATCGGCAAAGCTTTGCACGCTGCCGGTATCAAGAAGCCAAATCCGTTGAACCCTGCTCATGCGTGGGCGCTCAAGGGGGCCTTGGCTCCTTATGCCAGCTGGATGATGAAGGAGTATATGGGAGGAAAACCACGGCCGAAGTTACCTTCGATGCCTGATGATTTGAAAGCCCATGCCCAGTTTGCAGCTGATCGTCTGCAGGACATGCCTCTGAAGATTTCGGGAACGATGCGGAAGCATCAGCTGAAGCTGGCCGATCGGCAGTGCCGTATGTCGTATCTCTCGCAAAACGTCCAGGACCTGATGACGATCTTGTGCACGGCGCTGTATGCCGCCAAGCAAGATAACGAGACCGTACGTGCCGCGGCCGACATTGCTTGCCGAGATTTGAAACGCAAGATCTTGCTCACTCCTCCGAGCGATCGTTACTTCCGCCGTGTTTCTGAAGTTGGCGGCATGATTGCCGAAGGCAATTTCCCCGGCGTCAGTACGCCTCCAGATGAAATCATGATGCGTTATGATAAGTAA
- a CDS encoding HEAT repeat domain-containing protein, with product MVNLYAWINSTSAVMLAATVVAFLFGTAGCRSVVETKHDLTTLTASSAPAEESDAVQAAEVSDTPEPPPAVTAAETILAASVVQTSETSLRPKKIESRGWYLDQSMPLYEAFPARQSRWKHHALEGLLDQTESSVETLRNGAKSAKIEVAATASIGLVRLGHPPKPSRLAELFHHPDIAPTTQAALLEAMSLMTGDNTKSVVEGLFSNRSQFLDHVRRTDEDAASMLETQYWATLAAVSEDISEDPRFVANFDQHNPSVQATILDLLLSARHASAQTSIDDYFQSLSPEAIRRLGLWEPYLRSVAPLEELISQTRSPEFPSRQSATIGLGREGSAAAQAMLERVTENDPTLVQVASVFAWSLVQQHEAWERLAEASSWRVRKAVAQWIPLEPRNQAIIAKLKDDNSHQVRATIEKRSPELVGSVATEEAKKSTVKQSEVVELDADQVVEILDWIEQAQFGEKESVRSEARRQLLLQPNKVLAAVEKTAKPLSKYDNTYLFDVLLPQCDPVYQHVQEAISGNPRLSLSALRSLEQHARSTQLPELVVWRLSYHVESFTAMTWPAVMSVIQDDGREPAQNITRRALAHDNPAVRMEAYQHVSDFPMADVVSPIADGLQHEVPGVRIAAINALSRLDAELDPNLFVACLTDRDVDVQLAACESLELIGDERGINHLYRMTYSSSKTVRLKAVQAISLRKKSSDVPVLIRLLDDDTSIRSTALDGLSSIVPLEEHPKGISRTTPLEAKCAAWKKWFDRQDTLSTGNF from the coding sequence ATGGTCAATCTTTACGCTTGGATAAACTCGACTTCTGCTGTCATGCTAGCAGCTACGGTAGTGGCGTTCCTTTTCGGAACCGCTGGCTGCCGTAGTGTCGTCGAAACCAAGCACGATTTGACTACGCTTACTGCTTCCTCTGCTCCCGCCGAAGAATCGGACGCTGTGCAGGCAGCGGAAGTTTCCGACACACCTGAGCCCCCGCCAGCTGTTACCGCCGCAGAGACGATTCTCGCCGCAAGTGTCGTCCAAACCTCAGAGACTTCGCTTCGCCCCAAGAAGATTGAGTCACGCGGGTGGTATCTCGATCAAAGCATGCCACTTTACGAAGCGTTTCCAGCACGGCAGTCGCGATGGAAGCACCATGCTTTGGAAGGCTTGCTCGATCAAACCGAATCGAGTGTCGAGACCCTTCGTAATGGCGCTAAGTCGGCCAAAATTGAAGTTGCCGCGACCGCGTCGATTGGCTTGGTTCGGCTTGGACATCCGCCGAAGCCCTCACGCCTCGCCGAACTTTTTCACCATCCGGATATCGCTCCGACCACTCAGGCCGCTCTTCTTGAAGCGATGAGCCTGATGACGGGAGACAACACCAAGTCGGTCGTCGAAGGTTTGTTCAGCAATCGCAGTCAATTCTTGGATCATGTACGTCGAACTGATGAAGACGCAGCGTCCATGTTGGAGACGCAATATTGGGCGACGCTTGCGGCCGTGTCAGAGGACATTTCTGAGGATCCTCGATTTGTGGCCAACTTCGACCAGCACAACCCAAGCGTTCAAGCCACCATTCTCGACTTACTTCTCTCGGCGCGTCATGCCTCAGCACAAACTTCCATCGACGACTACTTTCAGTCGCTCTCGCCGGAGGCAATTCGCCGTTTAGGTCTTTGGGAGCCTTACCTGCGGAGTGTCGCCCCACTGGAAGAGCTTATTTCGCAAACGCGTTCCCCAGAGTTTCCTTCGCGTCAAAGTGCCACGATCGGGCTTGGACGAGAAGGTTCTGCAGCCGCCCAGGCCATGCTCGAACGAGTCACCGAAAACGACCCTACTTTAGTGCAAGTCGCGTCTGTTTTTGCATGGAGCCTTGTCCAGCAGCATGAGGCCTGGGAACGTTTGGCGGAAGCAAGTTCGTGGCGTGTGCGAAAAGCAGTCGCTCAGTGGATTCCGCTCGAACCGCGGAATCAAGCGATCATTGCAAAATTGAAAGACGACAACAGCCATCAAGTGCGTGCGACCATCGAGAAACGTTCGCCGGAACTCGTCGGCAGTGTAGCGACAGAAGAAGCAAAGAAATCGACCGTCAAGCAGAGCGAAGTGGTTGAGCTCGACGCGGATCAAGTTGTGGAAATTCTCGATTGGATCGAACAGGCCCAGTTCGGCGAAAAAGAATCCGTTCGTTCCGAGGCACGTAGGCAACTTTTGTTGCAGCCCAATAAGGTACTCGCGGCCGTTGAGAAAACGGCCAAGCCTTTGTCGAAGTACGATAATACGTATCTCTTCGACGTATTGCTTCCGCAGTGCGATCCTGTTTATCAGCATGTGCAAGAAGCGATTTCGGGGAATCCTCGCTTGAGTCTTTCAGCGTTGCGATCGCTTGAGCAACATGCTCGTAGTACCCAATTGCCGGAGTTGGTTGTTTGGCGCCTGAGTTATCACGTGGAGAGTTTCACGGCGATGACCTGGCCCGCGGTTATGTCGGTAATTCAAGACGACGGTCGCGAGCCGGCACAAAATATAACACGGCGTGCATTGGCCCATGATAATCCGGCCGTTCGCATGGAGGCCTATCAGCATGTAAGCGACTTCCCAATGGCAGACGTGGTTTCGCCAATCGCCGATGGTCTGCAGCATGAAGTTCCCGGCGTACGAATCGCTGCGATTAACGCGTTAAGTCGATTGGATGCAGAACTAGATCCGAATCTCTTTGTCGCTTGCCTTACCGATCGTGATGTCGATGTGCAGTTGGCTGCATGTGAATCGCTTGAATTGATCGGAGATGAACGTGGCATTAACCATCTATACCGGATGACCTACTCTTCGTCGAAGACTGTTCGATTAAAGGCTGTCCAGGCAATTTCTCTTAGAAAGAAGTCCTCTGATGTGCCGGTTCTGATACGACTTTTGGATGACGATACCTCCATTCGATCGACCGCCTTAGACGGACTGTCCAGTATTGTGCCCCTGGAAGAGCATCCCAAGGGGATTTCACGTACGACACCTCTTGAAGCCAAATGTGCCGCCTGGAAAAAGTGGTTTGATCGGCAGGACACCCTCTCGACAGGCAATTTCTAA
- the ispD gene encoding 2-C-methyl-D-erythritol 4-phosphate cytidylyltransferase: MVKFSVILPAAGRSTRFGGGELKKVYVSLLGQPVWLHSAKRFAARHDVSEVVIVISADDESYFQENFTADCQKYGIRFVLGGETRTDSIANGIDALSGDSQFIAIHDAARPGIDDAMIDDVFNAAASHGAAILALPVTGTLKRVSIEGTISETVPREGVWEAQTPQVFRRQVILEAYEKFRDEPATDDASLVERLGHPVHVVKGGLQNLKITTKDDLVVAERLLTSGS; this comes from the coding sequence TTGGTCAAATTCAGTGTCATTCTTCCCGCTGCCGGACGTAGTACACGCTTCGGCGGCGGCGAATTGAAAAAGGTCTACGTCTCGCTCCTGGGCCAACCGGTTTGGTTACATAGCGCGAAACGATTTGCGGCTCGACACGATGTTAGCGAAGTCGTCATCGTGATTTCAGCCGACGACGAGTCTTACTTCCAAGAGAACTTCACTGCCGATTGTCAGAAGTACGGTATTCGATTTGTCCTTGGTGGTGAAACGCGTACCGATTCGATTGCCAATGGAATCGACGCACTTTCTGGCGATAGCCAGTTCATCGCGATTCACGATGCCGCGCGGCCTGGTATCGATGATGCGATGATCGACGATGTCTTCAACGCAGCTGCTTCCCATGGCGCGGCCATTCTGGCGCTGCCGGTTACTGGGACGCTCAAGCGTGTCTCCATCGAAGGCACCATTTCCGAGACCGTTCCGCGGGAGGGCGTCTGGGAAGCACAAACGCCGCAGGTCTTTCGGCGACAAGTCATTCTCGAGGCATATGAAAAGTTCCGTGACGAGCCTGCTACAGACGACGCCAGTCTGGTCGAGCGATTAGGTCACCCCGTGCATGTCGTGAAAGGGGGCCTCCAGAACCTGAAGATCACGACCAAAGATGACTTGGTAGTTGCAGAACGGCTTCTTACGAGCGGAAGCTGA
- a CDS encoding 3-hydroxyacyl-CoA dehydrogenase NAD-binding domain-containing protein, with protein MATARDETDGDMASNPSIQLSFPEKDIARLTFDLPGKGANILSRPVMEELANHLDTLAERDDIVGVVIDSAKPSIFIAGADINEFAASMEVDEKRTFEMCRWGQKLFGRLHAYPWVTVAAINGTCVGGGTELALGCDRRIVTTHEKTEIGLPEVKLGIYPGWGGTVRLSRLVGLGNAVKMITSGESVSPRKALGQGLADDMVATDELVPAAIRMIREEQETKQYLSDRAQRIKPIQINETELGFLGATASAYIQQQTKGQYPAPLAALETLLGGAMVDAESALEAEAQGMAKLFGTPVNAALINVFLLTDRNKKDSGIEGDGPKPKKLESASVIGAGIMGSGIAAANLKRGLTVTLNDANAEALERGASAVLDEVSFDKDTRSKSVERAIHYAGRLRSTTSGDELLDSDIIIEAVVENLELKRKIFAGLEEKLPESTILASNTSTLPITKLAEKLEHPERFVGIHFFNPVRKMKLVEVIRGEQTSDETAATAVAYAKGLGKFPIVVNDGPGFLVNRLLFPYMNEATQLLQDGVDMKRIDKVAVKFGMPMGPIALYDMVGIDTSFYAGRTMYDAFPDRTLVSPILPALIKNERMGTKKGYGFYNHEKKKGRPEPDPMALELIAKYVDKPEREITDEEIQHRLILPMLLEATRALDEGVVRDPRDVDLGLIFGIGFPPFKGGLLFWADTIGAKALVEWLKPLEELGPRFAATEMLLEMAKQDSKFYDRTSD; from the coding sequence ATGGCGACGGCCCGGGACGAAACGGACGGAGACATGGCCTCGAATCCCAGCATCCAGCTAAGCTTCCCCGAAAAGGACATCGCGCGTCTCACGTTCGACCTGCCTGGCAAAGGCGCGAACATTCTGAGTCGGCCTGTGATGGAAGAGTTGGCAAACCATCTTGATACGCTTGCTGAGCGAGACGACATCGTCGGGGTCGTCATTGATTCGGCCAAACCAAGCATCTTTATTGCCGGTGCCGATATCAACGAGTTTGCTGCTTCCATGGAAGTGGATGAAAAACGGACGTTCGAGATGTGTCGGTGGGGGCAGAAACTGTTCGGTCGCCTACACGCTTATCCCTGGGTCACAGTCGCCGCGATCAATGGGACTTGTGTTGGCGGTGGAACCGAGTTGGCCCTGGGTTGCGATCGTCGAATCGTTACCACTCATGAAAAAACGGAAATTGGACTTCCGGAAGTCAAGCTCGGCATTTATCCCGGTTGGGGTGGAACGGTTCGCTTGTCCCGACTTGTCGGCCTGGGCAACGCCGTAAAGATGATCACCTCTGGCGAAAGCGTCTCTCCCCGAAAAGCCCTGGGACAAGGCCTAGCGGACGATATGGTGGCAACCGATGAGTTGGTGCCTGCCGCGATCCGCATGATCCGTGAAGAACAAGAGACGAAGCAATACCTGAGCGATCGTGCCCAGCGGATCAAGCCAATCCAAATCAATGAAACAGAACTTGGATTCCTGGGCGCTACGGCGTCGGCCTATATCCAACAGCAAACCAAGGGACAGTATCCAGCGCCCTTAGCGGCCTTAGAAACGCTGCTCGGTGGGGCCATGGTCGATGCGGAATCGGCCCTGGAAGCCGAAGCTCAAGGGATGGCGAAGCTGTTCGGCACTCCGGTCAACGCAGCGTTGATCAATGTCTTTCTGTTGACCGATCGGAACAAGAAAGACAGCGGGATCGAAGGTGACGGCCCAAAGCCGAAAAAGTTGGAATCTGCCAGCGTGATCGGGGCCGGAATCATGGGTAGTGGTATTGCCGCTGCCAATCTGAAACGCGGCCTGACGGTAACACTGAATGATGCCAACGCAGAAGCCTTGGAACGAGGCGCGAGCGCAGTCTTAGATGAAGTCTCGTTCGACAAGGACACCCGCTCAAAGAGCGTCGAGCGTGCAATCCACTATGCTGGGCGTCTGCGGAGTACGACTAGTGGAGACGAATTGCTCGACTCCGACATCATTATTGAAGCGGTCGTTGAGAACCTGGAACTCAAACGAAAAATCTTCGCCGGACTCGAAGAGAAATTACCTGAGTCAACGATTCTAGCAAGCAATACATCAACCCTGCCGATCACGAAGCTCGCCGAAAAATTAGAGCACCCCGAGCGATTTGTCGGTATTCACTTCTTCAATCCCGTCCGCAAGATGAAGTTGGTCGAAGTGATTCGCGGTGAACAAACTTCGGACGAGACAGCCGCAACCGCGGTCGCATATGCCAAGGGACTCGGCAAGTTCCCGATTGTCGTGAACGATGGCCCCGGTTTTCTCGTCAATCGATTGCTGTTCCCTTACATGAATGAAGCAACTCAGCTTCTTCAAGATGGCGTCGACATGAAGCGGATCGACAAAGTTGCCGTCAAGTTTGGTATGCCGATGGGGCCGATCGCTTTGTACGACATGGTCGGGATCGATACGTCGTTCTACGCTGGCCGAACGATGTACGATGCTTTCCCGGATCGCACGCTGGTCTCGCCGATCTTGCCGGCGTTGATCAAGAATGAACGAATGGGCACGAAAAAGGGGTACGGGTTCTACAACCACGAAAAGAAGAAGGGCCGCCCTGAACCTGATCCAATGGCCCTTGAGTTGATCGCCAAGTACGTCGACAAGCCAGAGCGAGAGATCACAGACGAGGAAATCCAACATCGCTTGATTTTGCCAATGCTGCTCGAAGCGACGCGTGCTCTCGACGAAGGCGTTGTGAGAGATCCACGCGATGTCGATTTAGGGTTGATCTTTGGTATCGGCTTCCCGCCCTTTAAGGGAGGTCTACTGTTCTGGGCAGACACGATCGGAGCGAAGGCTTTGGTCGAATGGCTTAAGCCGCTCGAAGAACTCGGGCCTCGTTTTGCTGCCACGGAAATGCTGCTGGAAATGGCAAAGCAGGACAGTAAGTTTTACGATCGAACCTCGGACTAA
- a CDS encoding long-chain fatty acid--CoA ligase, translating to MFLDRVRTDPDKPALCSKAQDASDFTWVTWADLLRDVYASVVLYERLEEFQPGDRVVQIRDNSRQWITFDLATMFLKWWHVPLSSHLSNDQVVAIARHCKPAMIIANPKAIRQHLLALHDDSVCWTVVDDESDDPLADPAASLDEVVRATSIDEMLSFLQEKVDALNPDDVCSLVYTSGTTGTPKGVMLSHRNLAFDASAVVHAYQEKPADKRLSFLPFSHLYARTCDVYTWIARGSQLVLAKSRDTILADCQATQPTLINGVPYFYQKVAEGLKAKGMLDIDNSLCNALGGEIRMCASGGAPLTTWTIDEYQNQSITILEGYGLTESSPVITVSTENAHRTGSVGKPIHGVEIRVTKDGEVETRGPHVMQGYYDDEAATNEIMDGEWLRTGDLGQIDDDGFLWITGRQKEMLVLSTGRKVNPSTLELAISSDPLVAQVVVCGEGEKCLSALIVPQPEQLRARIKEARLWVFSKRQALAHPRVRAWYREVIDRQLADRADFEQIGHFTILGQGFTPETGEMTPKLSLRRNTIAENYRGLIQQMYKPRKVSWFPWQRR from the coding sequence ATGTTTCTCGACCGTGTCCGAACCGACCCGGATAAGCCGGCGCTTTGTTCCAAGGCCCAGGATGCCAGCGATTTCACATGGGTGACGTGGGCTGATCTGCTTCGCGATGTCTACGCGAGTGTCGTTTTGTACGAACGGCTCGAGGAATTTCAGCCTGGTGATCGCGTTGTTCAAATTCGCGATAACAGCCGCCAATGGATCACGTTCGATCTCGCCACCATGTTTCTCAAATGGTGGCACGTGCCTTTGAGTTCCCATCTTTCAAACGATCAAGTCGTCGCGATTGCTCGGCATTGCAAGCCGGCGATGATCATTGCGAACCCGAAAGCAATACGCCAACATTTGCTTGCGCTGCATGATGATTCAGTTTGCTGGACCGTTGTCGACGACGAAAGCGATGATCCCCTAGCCGATCCTGCTGCCTCCTTGGATGAGGTGGTTCGTGCGACATCGATTGACGAAATGCTTTCGTTTCTGCAGGAAAAAGTAGATGCATTGAATCCCGACGACGTCTGTTCGCTCGTCTACACCTCAGGGACGACTGGTACACCGAAAGGCGTCATGCTTTCGCATCGCAATTTGGCATTCGATGCCTCGGCCGTCGTGCATGCCTACCAAGAGAAACCAGCGGACAAACGTCTCAGCTTTCTGCCGTTCAGTCATTTATACGCACGAACTTGCGACGTCTATACCTGGATTGCACGTGGGTCGCAGTTGGTGTTGGCCAAGTCTCGAGATACGATCCTGGCCGATTGTCAGGCCACACAGCCGACGCTGATTAACGGTGTCCCTTACTTTTATCAGAAAGTTGCCGAGGGACTGAAAGCAAAGGGGATGTTGGACATCGACAACTCACTTTGCAATGCCTTGGGTGGTGAAATCCGCATGTGCGCCAGTGGCGGTGCTCCGTTGACGACTTGGACAATCGATGAATACCAAAACCAAAGCATTACCATCTTGGAAGGTTATGGACTGACCGAGTCTTCTCCCGTCATTACCGTTTCCACCGAGAACGCCCATCGAACCGGAAGCGTTGGTAAGCCAATTCACGGTGTCGAAATTCGGGTAACAAAAGATGGCGAAGTCGAAACGCGTGGTCCGCACGTGATGCAGGGTTACTACGACGACGAAGCTGCCACAAACGAAATCATGGATGGAGAATGGCTTCGTACCGGCGATCTCGGGCAGATTGACGATGATGGGTTTCTCTGGATCACGGGTCGTCAAAAAGAGATGCTCGTCCTTTCAACCGGAAGAAAGGTCAATCCGTCGACCCTCGAACTGGCGATCAGTAGTGATCCGCTTGTCGCTCAAGTAGTCGTTTGCGGCGAAGGGGAGAAATGCTTGTCGGCATTGATCGTTCCCCAACCGGAGCAACTGCGAGCGCGAATCAAAGAGGCCAGGCTCTGGGTCTTTTCCAAGCGACAAGCATTGGCTCATCCCCGAGTCCGGGCCTGGTACCGAGAGGTTATCGACCGACAACTTGCCGATCGTGCCGATTTCGAGCAAATCGGTCACTTCACCATTTTGGGCCAAGGTTTTACTCCAGAAACAGGCGAAATGACCCCCAAGCTAAGTCTTCGCCGAAATACGATCGCGGAAAATTATCGTGGGCTGATCCAACAAATGTACAAGCCGCGGAAAGTGTCGTGGTTCCCGTGGCAGAGGCGATAG
- a CDS encoding histone deacetylase, translated as MTNLLYYHDRFLQHLTGDHPECPRRLTTCTTQLRDHNVWQKWKAPAFSAAAIEDVSAVHEPQMIVKARDLATNGGGNLDADTVVSPESFDIALLAAGAAIDATRSVMSGRAENAFCLIRPPGHHATADTSMGFCLLNNVAIAAALAIKEFDLARVLIVDWDVHHGNGTQDIFWRDDSVAFFSMHRYPFYPGSGDRDAVGEGPGKGFTHNLPVPYGTDRMSTLTTFEYQLQEFAERVRPELILISAGFDAHKDDPVGDLGLETEDFATMTQIVQAIANTWCRGRIVSLLEGGYNPPRLADSLEVHLRELATTKQSDR; from the coding sequence ATGACCAACCTGCTTTATTATCACGACCGATTTCTTCAGCACCTCACCGGCGATCATCCGGAGTGCCCGCGACGTTTAACTACGTGCACGACACAACTTAGGGACCACAACGTCTGGCAGAAATGGAAGGCTCCGGCGTTCTCGGCAGCCGCCATCGAAGACGTTTCTGCCGTTCATGAGCCCCAAATGATTGTTAAGGCCCGCGACTTGGCCACTAATGGAGGGGGAAATCTGGATGCGGACACCGTAGTGAGTCCCGAGTCGTTCGACATTGCGTTACTTGCCGCAGGCGCCGCCATCGATGCGACGCGAAGCGTCATGTCCGGCCGCGCAGAAAACGCGTTCTGCTTGATTCGGCCCCCAGGCCATCATGCCACTGCTGATACGAGCATGGGATTTTGTCTACTGAACAACGTTGCGATCGCAGCCGCTCTGGCAATTAAAGAATTCGATCTCGCTCGCGTGCTAATCGTTGACTGGGACGTTCACCATGGCAATGGAACCCAGGATATCTTCTGGCGAGATGATTCAGTCGCATTCTTTTCTATGCATCGCTATCCATTTTATCCCGGATCAGGTGACAGAGATGCCGTTGGTGAAGGGCCTGGGAAGGGCTTCACGCACAACCTGCCGGTTCCCTATGGAACCGATCGCATGTCAACGTTGACCACATTCGAATACCAACTGCAAGAATTTGCCGAGCGCGTTCGGCCCGAGTTGATTTTGATCAGCGCTGGCTTCGACGCCCACAAGGACGATCCTGTTGGCGACCTTGGCTTGGAAACCGAAGACTTTGCCACGATGACACAAATCGTTCAGGCAATTGCCAACACATGGTGTCGCGGGCGAATTGTCAGCCTGCTGGAAGGTGGCTATAACCCGCCGCGTTTGGCTGACTCGCTTGAAGTCCACTTACGAGAGTTAGCAACGACCAAGCAGAGCGACCGTTAG